GTCATGATGAAGAACACGAGGTAGTGCTAAACCTCACCATATTCAGACCCACATGGAACTATTTCACTAGTGTAAACTGACATTTCTTGAGGTCTTACTTTCTGACCCTTCATTTCCACAATTAGAAACATCCACTCATGATTTCTGATGATCTATGACAGTCCACATTGAGCTGCAGTTTCCTAGTCTGTTACATTCATAGGATTTCTCTcagaatacacattttatttacaattttctaaaatattatcaaGGCTGATTGCATCAGAATGTCTTGTAAATTGTTATGTGAGGTAACTGATCAGGACAAATAGAACCATGTTTGTtgctatgttatttttttattgtttttacaattATTCTTCATTGCACAGATGTATATGGAGGACATACAACTGGCAATAGGCATCCACAAAGCAGTGTCCTGTGAATTCTCTTatgtttaacaaaaataaacaagtgagaaaGGTTTCCCACAATTGCTGCACCCACAGAGACTCTCTTGTATGTTTTCTGATGAACATTGAGTCTTGACTTTGCACTGATAGTTCCCCACATTCATGACATTTATAGGATtactctcctgtgtgaattctccAATGGATAATGAGACAAATTTTACTCAATGAGAATTTAATTTCCATTCAGTATATGTAAATGAAGTCTTTTCTGACAAATCACTGATGTTCCACGAGGCAtatcttcctttctttaaaaatagaaacagacatacatctacagacaaaaagggagagaaatcagAAGCATCTACCCATTGTtctgacacttcagttgtttgtaaattgctttctcatatataccttaacTAGAGGGCTCCAGGTGAGTTAATGACTCCTGGTCAAGGCAGCAACCCTgggtttaaaccagtgaccttgaagtCATGATTATGATCTAACACTCAGCcggccttggacttcaagccagcaaccatgaggttaagtgtatgatcccacactcaagctagcaaagttctgcttaagctggtgagcctgcacacaagctggcgacctatgAGTTTCAAACCtaaatcctcagcatcccagctcaaACTCTATCCAAAGCACCTACACCTGATCAGGCCATCATGCATATCTGAAAGCCTTCACCAAAATACCTGACTTGTGTTGGAGCACTGTGTAAGCAGtaaacctggaatgttgaggtcctTCGTTTAAAATCCTGAGCctgcctgatcaagacacatatgggaagcaacttgtggtagttgatgcttccagctctgctcctgcactgatcttatcttttatttaaatctaataaattcctttaaaagGGGAGTTTTACAATAATCACTGCATTTGTATAATTTCTATGGTTCCATACACTGAAAATATTCTTCATGGGGAAGCCTTTCCACACTCATTGCATACTCATGAGGTCACTAACAAATGAGCATGCTTATGTACAGTTAATCACACACTTCCTGTGAAAAAcattcccacattcactgcatataCACAGCTTCTCTATAATGAGTCCTTTGATGTCTAATCAGTTGCCTATTCACTGCAAAGCATTTCCCACACACCTTGCAtacatatggtttttctccagtgtgaatgCTTTGATGTGCAATCAGTGGGTACTTCCCTGAAAAGCCTTTTCCACAGTCACTGCatacatagggcttctctcctgtatgagttctttgatgtataaTCAGTTGATTCTTCACTggaaaacctttcccacactcactgcatacatatggcttctctcctgtgtgagttctttgatgtataCTCAGTAGACTCTTCACtgcaaagcctttcccacactcactgcatacatatggcttTTCTCCAGTATGACTGCTTTGATGCGCAATCAGTGGACGCTTCCCTGAAtagcctttcccacactcactgcatacaTGCGGTTTCTCTCCACTATGAGTTCTTTGATGTGTACTCAGTTGACTCTTCACTGCAAAGCCTTTTCCACACtcactgcatacatatggcttTTCTCCAGTATGACTGCTTTGATGTGCAATCAGTGGACGCCTCCCTGAAAAGCttttcccacactcactgcatacatatggcttctctcctgtatgagttctttgatgtataaTCAGTGGACGCTTCCCtgaaaagcctttcccacactcagTGCATACATAcggtttctctccagtatgagttcTTTCATGTATAATCAGTTGACTCTTCACtacaaagcctttcccacactcactgcacaCATACGGCTTCACTCTAgtatgagttctttgatgtataCTTAGTAGACTCTTCACTGCaaagccttttccacattcactgcatacatatggcttTACTCCAGTATGACTGCTTTGATGTGCAATCAGTGGACGCCTCCCTGAAAAACCTTTGCCACACtcactgcatacatatggcttctctccagtatgagttctttgatgtataCTCAGCTGACTCTTTGCTGGAAAACCTTTCCCACAATCAGTGCATACATATGGCTTTTCTCCAGTATGAGTTCTTTGATGTGTAATCAGTGGGCTCTTCCCTGTAAAGCCTTTTCCACACtcactgcatacatatggcttTTCTCCtgtatgagtcctttgatgtataaTCAGTCGTTTCTTCACtggaaagcctttcccacactcactgcatacGTATGGCATTTCTCCAGTATGAGTCTTTAGATGTACAATCAGATTGCAACTAACTGtaaagccttttccacattcactgcatacatatggcttctctcctgtatgagttctttgatgtataaTCAGTCGGCTCTTCACTCCAAAGCCTTTCCCGCACTCACTGCatacatagggcttctctcccgTATGAATCCTTTCATGTACAATCAGATTCTTCTTCTCTGGAAAGCCTTTCCCGCACTCACTGCATACATACGGTTTCTCTCCCgtatgatttctttcatgtaCAATCAGATTCTTCTTCTCTggaaagcctttcccacattcacgGCATacatatggtttctctcctgtgtgagttcgcTGATGATTCCTGAGCAGATACCTGTAAATGTAACTTTTACCACATTCACTACATGTGTAAGGTTTATTTCCCATATGAGTTTTCTGATGCATATTCAATTGTGATTTATTGaaggttttattatatatattgtattcacTCTGATTCCGTCCTGTATGAATTTTCTGACTGAATTTTCTGGGGAAGGCTTTTCCACACTGACGGCATCCATAAGAATTCTCTCCactatgaattctctgatgatcagtgagcTGAGTAATCTTGACCAAAGTTATCCCACATTCAGTGCATGTGAGGGCTTCCTCTTCATTGTCAATTCCGTGTTGCTGAATGACCTTGGACTTATTTTCGATGAACTTGGTACTGGGATGCAACCTAATTTCAGTGTAGAATAGTTCATGGTTATGATGTGGAATGAATGCCCCATCTTCATTCAAGGGAACAGAgttctttaaattaaaacttcTAGTTTGGTTTTCAaaacttaattttgattttaaaggtTTTCCACATATCTCCAATGTATCACAGTGCTGCCTCAATAGGGACTGGCTTTCCCTTTGATTaacaatatttgcaaacataTGTTCACAGCATTCTTCTCCACTCTTCGTAATGCCTGGACTTTGGAAGGGACTCTGCAAAGGCACATTAACTTTCTGGATTTctaggaaagaaaagaacagtaAATCATCctataatctttcataatcttagtttgaaattcaaatttgttACGAAACAACTTTCCGTAAAGTAAGTCTTTAGTGATACCCCATgggttgtaaaaaaaagaaatatacttagTCATTCAGATTCTAGTCACAAAGCCTGTAAACCTCTTGAAGGTTCCTACGAGATAgaagcatattttgttttaaaaaactgttccattttcatttttttctgttatttctattAATGTGAGACACAGGGAAATGATGAGgcatactcctgcatgtgctctgacctggatgTATATGACAACCCCACGTGAATCCAATGCTAAAGCAATgaactattttcagtgcctgaggaaaGCACACACTGACAAACCCAGGCATTCTGAACTCCTGGTGCCGAGCTGGAACAAAGTCAGCCATTGCCTGtgaaaggaaatgagagagaaaagaaaaagtagaggatagggaagagaagcagatggttacttctccagtgtgttctgaccaggaatcaaatctggggcatgcatatgctgggccaacactctatccactcagtcaccagccagggccaaaacaattCCTTTCAATAACTGCTGAGATTATGCTAGTGAAGGGACTTTCTATAGGACTTTAACATATCCTCAGGATGGTACTTGGGAAAAGGAATGTCTTCCCGTGGCTATGCTCTTACTGGGAAAATGTGGCCACCTCATTCATTCACAAATTCTACAATCAGCCATGGGATCCTAAAAAATCACAGAGCCAGCCCAACTACCAGCAGCCAAGTGGATTCCAAGGCTAAATACAGAACAAACCTGGATGCAAGCAGAATACAGCGTATGCTAGTCTGACAAGAACAAATGAGATTGTAGGACACGGAATGTTGGGAGACTGGTCTTTGTACTGGACTTAGTGAAGACAAGGTGAATTTTGTTCTGacacttcaatttttaaaaccttCGTAATTTCATAAGTGGCAAGAATGTCTTTTATTCTgcataaaaaaacatttcaaaaaaggCTGAATGTATGCTACTGAGCAGACTAAGCACAGGGTTCCTACATGGCCTCAGGGTGTACCTAGTTACCAAAAGGACCAAAGAGTGGAGGTTTACCTTCAGCCCCAACAACTGTCGTCTAGGAAAGAAAACATGGCCTAGAGCTAGAAACTCTTATGAAAATCATTATTCATATCTGATCAGCTCTTCAATGAGTTAACATATCcctgtgcctggtacatagttCATCTCAGTTCCATGGTCAGAGAAAGGTTTGTGAATACTTCAGACCTTGTCTTATGTACTTATtcatctgtctctgttaaaagaaatgagtaaagtccaggcatccccaaactacggcccgcggggcgcatgcggcctcctgaggccatttatccggccccctcctgcacttctggaaggggcacctctttcattggtggtcagtgagaggagcactgtatgtggtggccctccaacagtctgtgggacagtgaactggccccctgtgtaaaaagtttggggacccctggctctgACTTCTGTAACCAGCTCTAGGAAATTAACGGAATTCAAGGAAGGGCTCATGAGAACCTCCAACTTATCCAACTGGTCAGAAGCACAGGGTATAATCTGGACACACAAATCAACATCACAAGTGAAGAAAATCTTGTGGAAATGAACTCTTAACTGGTAGGTTCTGACACTAGTTCTAAGTAGATAGTACCAGAACTGAATTAGTTTTTAAGACACCCAGTTTAGTAACTACCCAGTGGAAGAAACTGGAAGCAAAGAAGTAAAGGCAATCAGTCTGTGAAAGGCAGTAAGACGCGATGGAAACCAAAACAGTGGAGGTTATCAGAAAATACGGGTGGGGAAAAATTTGGTTTATAATTGCTAATatggaaaaagatataataataataataaacaacactggctggttgactcagtgtcACAGCGTCAGCCTGTTGTGTGGATGTCTCCAGTTTCAGTCCTGGttaaggaacacaggagaagtgcccatctgcttctccatccaccTACCTGAACCTGTCACTTAACTCTCTCTAATCCTCCTCTTGTAGCCCTGGCTCGATTGTAGCAAGTTGGCTCGGggcgctgacgatggctccatggccttcaactcaggcactaaaaaatggctctgattgcaacagagcaagggcctcaggtgggcagagctttgtcAACTAGTgagcttcctgggtggatccccacTAGGGGCATacgtaggagtctgtctctgcttccccttctctcattaaattaaaaagaaaagattttatttattgatagcaCAGAGATGAAAGTTAGGGTGTGGCAAAAAATATCAACTAATAGatgcttcattttagtttttcattgcttgcCGCATGTCCCTTGACCCTGCAAGCCATgggcttcgaactggcaacctctgcattctccATCATTGCCCTATCCagtgaaccaccacaggtcaggctcagaatgTAGGTTGGTATTTTtagactttataaattttagaaagaagagagacagataagggggaggagcaggaaacttcaacttgcacatgtgccttgaccagccaaccCCGTGGTTTACCAGCCGACAACCTTAGTGTTCCCGGTGGGTGCTTTCTCCAGTGGgataccacaggccaggctcaaaaTGCaagttgcttttgttttgtttttcttaagacagagacacagagtcaaAGAAAGGGATAAAtggggactgacagacaggaagggcgagagatgagaaatatcaattcttcattgcagcaccttagttgttcattgattgctttctcatatgtgcgttgcccacggggctatagcagactgagtgaccccttgctcatggcATCGGAACCCACCTGCATTCCAAGCTGGTGCGctctgcttaaaccagatgagcctgtgctcaagctcgtgacctcaaggtctcaaacctgggtgcttCGAGTTTCAGTCcgatactccatccactgtgcaactgcctggtcaggcaaaacgcAAGTTTTAAAGACTTGAATAATCACAGAATGCTGGTGGAAATCAGAGTTATGGAACACATTAAGAGTCTTTCAGAAGAGGACAAACTTTCTCATCTAAATGAGAACATAACATGAAGGTCAGTGCAGGAGCAACTGCCATTTCATATGACAGGAAATATGGGACTCATTATCTGGCACATAGTGTCATCAAAATTTGATGGGaaggtaatattattttaatgttctaacaaataataaatgcaatCAAGGAAACAACTCTATTTTCTGCATAATAAAATCACACATAGGTTTAATCTAACAAAGACTAGCCTGACAAGGCCGTGGTGCAgaaaatagagcatcagactgggatgtggaggacctaggacCATGATGGAGAACGTTTtaataaaaaccgcccacttttgcagtgctggtgaACCTGGCACTAGATTTATTCTAAATCTTATAAAATGTTCTTAGATAAATCacctaattaaaacaaaagaacacgTAATAATCCTGGATTAGTATGAAGAGTATGTTGTAGAGTAGACAAAATTACTAACCAATGAGATAGACTCAATGTAATCACTGTTGAAACACTAGCTGGTTAGTTTTGCAGAAATTGACAGGCTGatattaaaattcaaattgaaatggaaaaatccggatgtcaaaatgatctgtattattttcttttgtacttttctgaagaatcggggaggcagagagacagactcccgcatgtgcgcaACCAAGATCCATTTAGaaagcccaccaaggggcgattctctgcacatctggggcgttgctccattgcaactggagccatcctagtgcctgatgCAGTGaccatgaagccgtcctcagcgcctgcgCCCACATGctgcaatggagctttggctgcgggaggggaaaagagagatagagaaggagaaggaaggttggagaagcagatgggcacttctcctgtgtgccccgatcgagaatgaaacctgggacttccacacaccaaagCCATGCTTTACCACTAAGAAAACCATCCAGGGcttcaaaataatcttgaaagagaagaacacACTCAGAGTATTCACTCTTTACAATTTTGAAAGCTGCTACAAAGCTATGAGTATAAAAAACAGCATGAAAATGTGTGCACATAAAATGTTCCAAAATTGACTATTACACTGATGGTTGTACAACTAAAAGAATAATCTGAAAACATATTAGCTATTTATTTAAGTGGCTAAACTGATTGGTATGTgaattaaatctaaataaaaccaCTAGGTATATGATGTAAAATCAGAAGctttggaaaaagaaaggcaGCGATAACATCtaccaagaaagaaaatctgatttaggaaaactggaaaggatCGCATGTGAAGCACTCGTAAATTGACAACTAGTTTGAGCTGGAACTTGTGCTGCATGGTAACAAGACCTATTCCTGTTCATTAAATGAAGCAATAGAGGTCTTTAAGAAGAGagctacatagaaaaaaataagtgagtaaaacaaaacaaaaagagagctCACAAAGTAGCAAACATCATTGGTGATGCTAAGACAGATGTAATTTAAAATGTCTAGCGCACAATTCTAAATTTTACAAAGAATGGAAAGAAGATGATTCTTGCTCTCACACAGAATAGGAAGTCAGAGGTCAGCTGTCATAACAACGAGTAGGATACACAGGAAGGAAGCGCACATTAGACAACACTGGGGGAGACGTCAGTCTGGGAGTCCATTTCAAAGTACCGATACAGGTTCAACGAGGGGAACTGAGGAAACATTTAACAGTGATGAGAACTGAGTATGAAAAAAGCTGGAGAGAAGGGAGGCGAAGAACAAATAAATGCACGATGAAAACCAGACTCTCATGGCATCACAGCATCCATCGTGTGGATAGATTTTATGGTAGAAAATCACTATTTCCAAACAGGGCACAAAGGCTGAGTAGAAAGAAAACTGACGAATTCATAATTCTCTTTCCAAAGAAGCGCAGAAAATGGAATTTCTCAGAAACAGAGGGGGTAACACAGGCTGAGACTCTGTAGCCAAGACAGAGAGTAAAATCTGAGAATGCTAGAATAAAAGCACACTAACAAAACTATGATGTAGATGAAATCAATAGGTGTCAttactcaatgagaaaaaaaggggTATGTTTCCctctaaatttctagaaataaaaagggTTCTCATATGTAAAGGGGTGGTTTGGTTTCTTTATCCAATGATACAGGTCTGATGTGTTCTCTGACTAGATTATGACTTCCTGCCATTCAGCCCCCCGACTTACTGGCTAGTTGTCACCCACTCACCTGGACAGAGCAGATGTTGGGGTCCATCCCCTACTGTCCATGGTTCTTCCCCTCGCTCCAACTTGGAAAGCACATCTGGTTTGCTGGATTGATATCCTGCTCAGAGGGAAAAATGACACAAGACTTAAACTTACTGAACTGGGCTGGGGTGGGTCAAGAGGAACAAGGTTATATTTTAAGAATGGAACATGCTTCGCATCTGTAACATAAAGCCTGTTGTCTCAGGAGGCAGAATGTTACACCTTCTTGTCTGAGGTAATGGAAGGATCTGAGGTTCTTCTCAGAGAACTGTAGTTATTCAGAACAGTTAGGCAACTTAGGGGGGAAAAGCCACTAACAGAGCACCTTCTCAGTGACACAGGGAAGCTGTCCTCACCCACTGACACCAGGTGGCTGAAGATCTCCAACATCACGTCCCGGAACAGTTCCTTCTGATCGGCGTCCAGGAGCCGCCACTCTTCCCGGGTGAAGTTCACGGCCACATCCTGAAATGTCAGGCTTCCCTGTAACAGCAGCGTGCTGTTTAGTGGTGTGATGTGCTTTTGATGATACAAAAGAAATGTTAGTTTTTCTCCCATTTCACTTTATCTAATACATGTATAGAGCAAAagaagttctattttattataaaactgaaTAATCACATACCTAGTAAAATACaagttggggcaaaagtaggtttacatttgtgtgtatgaaaaatataatcagaaacactcatacaagaataaactgttttacacATAACAACAACTGCAaacatacttttgccccactGTGTGGTCTGCAATTGTGCATTCAGTCATCTATGCGTTCATCTGATCACAAGACTATGCAATGTGAAAGAGAAGTTGTACTGATATAGTTCAGTATTTCTCAGATTAACTGAGGTAGTTTTTCATACTGTTCTACAAATCcataatgaagaagaaaatttaaaataaacacaaatgcgTACCCAGGCAGTGAcaaagtggatagaacatcacccTGAGACCTgagaatccaggttcgaaactctcaGGTCTCCGGTTTGAGCACCATCGTTCACCAGCTTTGCTGTGGTGTTGCTGGCGTGTGAGTACGATCATCaaaatgaccccatggctgctggcttgagcctaaacgTCGCTGGCGTAAAGCACAAAGTCCCTGACTTAAGCTtcagattgctgacttgagcagaaGGTAATTGACTTGCTTTAAGCCCTACTCATAGACAAAGTAATTATGAGAagttatcaatgaacaactaaagtgtctcaacTACAAGtggatgattctcatctctctcccttcctgtctatcttgcTCCCCCCccactctttctcaaaaaaccccccaaaagccAAAGTCACctgagacagaatcattttcttCTATTGTTGGAAAAAAGCTGGAAATAGAGAGGGTGTATGTGGCGTGTTGTGGGTCTGCTCTAAATTTCAGCTCAGAAACTGTCTTCACTCAGGTGTGTTACCAGAGATGCTGACACCCAATTCTACAACGtcttcctgctccttgtgattcTACAGCACCGGGAAGTCAGGACCTGTGGATTGAGGAGAAAATTCAGTGACTGGTACATTTCCTCTGGGCCCAGATGCACTCACCCTCACAGTGACCACAGTATCGCTAGTGTCCCTTTCCATCATGTCCCTGAAGTTTATCCTTCTGGCCAATAAAGCCTCAGCTTCCAACTGTGGTGGAGGAGCCCCTTATCCTGTGGAGTTTAAGTGGGTGACTGTCAAAGGAGCCCCGGGCTATGACAGCCAGCCTGCACCATCCTCAGGGGCTGGGGAGTCTCAGGAAAATCACTCACACAAAGCTGACCACACGGAAGGAGGTGATCAGTGCACTGTTTTCCTTAAACCACATGTGCTCGGATTCCTCCTCAAACGATTCTGCACACCCCATGACTGCACTCATTTCAGGGAGAAAACAATGCACTAGATGCAtcattaatgtttctttttcttttattattattttttttttgagaaagccAGGAGGGCAGAGACAAGAACATAGAGCAACTCCTggatgtgctctgactggggaatcaaaccggcaacctttgtgctccaggatgatgctccaaccaatcgagctctctggccagggctttcttctttagagacagacagagaaagggagagaaaaagaagggggagagaagattttacatgttt
The Saccopteryx bilineata isolate mSacBil1 chromosome 3, mSacBil1_pri_phased_curated, whole genome shotgun sequence DNA segment above includes these coding regions:
- the LOC136332027 gene encoding zinc finger protein 432-like produces the protein MILSQGSLTFQDVAVNFTREEWRLLDADQKELFRDVMLEIFSHLVSVGYQSSKPDVLSKLERGEEPWTVGDGPQHLLCPEIQKVNVPLQSPFQSPGITKSGEECCEHMFANIVNQRESQSLLRQHCDTLEICGKPLKSKLSFENQTRSFNLKNSVPLNEDGAFIPHHNHELFYTEIRLHPSTKFIENKSKVIQQHGIDNEEEALTCTECGITLVKITQLTDHQRIHSGENSYGCRQCGKAFPRKFSQKIHTGRNQSEYNIYNKTFNKSQLNMHQKTHMGNKPYTCSECGKSYIYRYLLRNHQRTHTGEKPYVCRECGKGFPEKKNLIVHERNHTGEKPYVCSECGKGFPEKKNLIVHERIHTGEKPYVCSECGKGFGVKSRLIIHQRTHTGEKPYVCSECGKGFTVSCNLIVHLKTHTGEMPYVCSECGKGFPVKKRLIIHQRTHTGEKPYVCSECGKGFTGKSPLITHQRTHTGEKPYVCTDCGKGFPAKSQLSIHQRTHTGEKPYVCSECGKGFSGRRPLIAHQSSHTGVKPYVCSECGKGFAVKSLLSIHQRTHTRVKPYVCSECGKGFVVKSQLIIHERTHTGEKPYVCTECGKGFSGKRPLIIHQRTHTGEKPYVCSECGKSFSGRRPLIAHQSSHTGEKPYVCSECGKGFAVKSQLSTHQRTHSGEKPHVCSECGKGYSGKRPLIAHQSSHTGEKPYVCSECGKGFAVKSLLSIHQRTHTGEKPYVCSECGKGFPVKNQLIIHQRTHTGEKPYVCSDCGKGFSGKYPLIAHQSIHTGEKPYVCKVCGKCFAVNRQLIRHQRTHYREAVYMQ